The DNA region GATACACACCGTTCTGTGTCTTGGGTAACTAAGAAACCTCTTCCATTTAGCTTCACTGGCAGAACGGTCTCCCAAGCTGTGATTGATACTACAAGTTGCAtgtgtgtttatttacattCCAAGCTTTTGTATAAGCAATGGCTATCACTCTGAAGATGCTCAGACAGGCCCCATTCGCAAGATATTCTgtgaccgtttttttttttttaaaatacaaattaatTGTAATTTATAACATTAGGGAATCCAGTATCAACCTAAGCACTAAGTATGTTCTCTTGTTAAAGTATCAGCTTACTATTGTCGTGTTTCGTGTCTTTTTGTTATTTGCATCAGACTCAGAAGGGCAGAGCATAGAATTGACCATAAAAATTGTTTTTCACTCCATAGCAATCACCTATTACTTTGCTCTCCTTGTCATTCCCAATAAAATGATTTGATCACTGGGTCTCTGACAGTCCTCTGTTCCAGTTAACAGCATTGGAAAATGACTTAATTGGGGAAAAACACAATAGACCTGAACACTGACGGTCTGGTGATCTAGCTGTTGGAATTAGAAATTAAGACacctaaaaaaagaaaaccataCCAATACATTGGTTAGTTAGGGATGGTCCTTATTGTTACTTGGTTGTGCTGTCAGGGTTAGCTCCATGTGACCTTGCCTTTTCATGTCTGTTCtatgtttggccagcaggtgtcgctgaccATCCCACCTCTTCACTCCATCCCTGTTACCCTTGTGTGTTTATACTGTCCCCTGCATTGCTGCATAGCTCAGTAGATTGAGCATGTGGTTCAGAGACTGGCAACCCTTTGGTTACGAATTTGAGGCTGACCTCTGGCCAGGCCTTACCTGTTTATTAGTGGTTTTCCGTTCCCCTGTGTTTTTCATTGTCTCCTTGTGAAAGATTGCCCTGCTTGTATTGTGTTGTAtactcattttattttgtagttATGTTTACTATCTTAGGATTGTATTCCCAGTTAGTGGTTATGTTCCCTAGTTTTGGTACTAGTAATGTCACCTCTGCCTTGTAGCTAGTGCCTGATCTGTTTGGTTAACTGTCTGTTCCACACCTGCTCCTCTCGTTAGCCTGATTGCCTATTGTATTTAAGTGCTTGCTGTTACTATGTGGTGTTACTGTGCATGTTTCCTAAGAGCTGTTGCCAGGTTCCTGTTGCAGGTTTATTTATGGTTCTCTTTGCTAGTTTAGATCTGACCCCTTGTGGTGCTGTTATATCTTCCTAGTGTGCATCTGTCTTGGTTTCAGTTTTGCTAATGAATCTGGTTTGTCTCGGAGCTGCCCAGTGGATCGTCACTCTTCCTGCCTGCACCGTGCTCCGCCGCCATGATATGTGTACAGTCATGTATAGTCAGGGCCATATCTATCTTTTCTGGGTCCCTGGGAAAAGTTTAACTTGGGAGACCCTCCTACCAAAAAAAAGAGGATCTTCCTCCACAACTCATATGGGACCCTAAGCAACTGCCCATTCTGACTATAGCTGTGTGTAACAGTTCCGGAGTAACTTCATTCTGCACTGTGAAGCAGCGAATGCACCAAGGTGAAGGGCCACACACTATGCAAACTGAATATATAATTTGTGGTTATATTTCAGTTAATTGGTAAAAGGTACATATTTAGACTTCTAGCGAAAGCCCCCTCTTCCTCCCCGTGGTGAATGTCTTTCCATTCGGGAAGCGGAAATGGAATAGAGAATCATAACCCTGACCATTAGCACAGCACAGAAATCTGCATGGGAAATACTTTAAAAATGCATGGTGCGTTGTGAAACAATTGTCATGCGAGGCACCGAGCTGAAGGGCTAAACAAGGCGTATGAAATTGCAAATTCAGTATGCTTTTTAGTAACGTAAACGTTTCATAATATCGTGCCTCATATTTCAACTTTTACATacggaaaacatttttaaataggaCATGTTGTTGCAGATTTTTCCCAGTAGAGGGTGTATTTTCATCACATATTGTGTAATCGCCGATCAGTATCTTGGAAAACTCTATTCTGAATACCTCTGAAGACTGTAAAACTATGCGTTTTTTCCTAATTAGAGTTATATTTAAAGGTGTAGTATCTGTCACGGTGTGGAAAGGAGTGGTAAGTAAAGGCATTGGAATGCGAGTAGGAGCTCCACATTCCCATGAGGCACTGTTTCCACATTTTCAGCATTACTCAGGAAAGAGGACGTCATAGAGAGCACGCAAACAATGGCTCCCGCAGGAAGGCAGAGCTATTAAACCATCGATACATGGAAAAGTGCGACAGGAAGGTGAGgcgcatacaaaacacaaagagGCAGTGTAGGTCTGTTTGGACAGACTTTGTACACTTACACAACCGCTAAAGCATCGTCTCTACTGAGATCCATTTGGTGCAACATCCAAGAGAAACATAAATAAGCCGAACTGGTGCTTTTCAGGAGCTATTaatcaataataaaaaataaatgaataaaaatgcagCACTATAAAAGAAAAATACGCACACCTTGTGATTTCATGCCAGGACATTAACCCTAATTATTCTCCATATTTTGTTCCTTTCctcagagcaaaaaaaaaaaaaaacagacaaaaagcAAATTTACAGACTTTAGGGAGGATTTAAGTTTATGCTTCACACATATACAAACGGAGAAGCGATTTTCCCAGCACTGGGCCGGGCTGGCTGCCATGGAAACCAAGCTCCTCCCAGATTAGTATGGGGCGAGGTTCCTAAGTTGTGTAGACAGAATGTTCCTATGCTTTAGACCGCTGTGTGGCTATATCTGAAAGAGtcagagggggagagggagagagagagagagagtatgaACGTTCCATGTGAAAAAGGGTGGGGACACCAAAGCTAAGTGCAAAGAAGAAGTTTTTTTCCTCAGCTTCTTCAACTGAAGATCTGGACTTCAACTGGTAGAATTAACTTAAAAGAACGTAGAAAAAAAGTAGCAATCCGAGTTGAAAAGTTTGGCAAGTTTGAGAACATTTGTACTTCAGAATGGGTGAAGATGCAGTACAGGCTGAGAGAAGCAGCGCGACTCCACACGAAAGCCAGGACCTTGTGGTGCCCAGCCCTAGTCCCACTCAGATGTCACCTACAGTGCCTGGGGGGGTCCCAGTAGGGGAGTCCACGGCAGCAAAGAAGGACAACAATGGGGACACCCAAGTCAATGCTATTACAGTACTGACACTACTGGACAAGCTCGTCAACATGCTGGACACCGTCCAAGAAAATCAGCAGAAGATGGAACAGCAGCAACTGGACATGGAGAGTGTTGTGCGTGGCATACAAACCGATATGACCAAGCTCTCCAAGAGCCACACTTCCACCTCCAACACTGTCAGCAAGCTGATGGAAAAGTCCCGTAAGGTCAGCGTCCACATGAAGGAGGTTAAGGACAAAATGGACAAGCAGGCCATACAGGTGAAAAAACTAGAAGCTAACCACTCCCATCTCCTCAAGAGGAACAACTTCAAAGTGCTGATCTTCCAGGTAAGACTCAGGACAGAAAGTTACAGAAAGGAATGATAGGAATGGAGGGCAAGACGGGGAAAGCTTTCTGTCTGCTGGGTAGAATGTGTTTTTTATGCCTTATTCCTAGCTTACATCCCAACTATTATCTGATGATACTTGAACCTGATTCTCTTTATGCCAGTGAAAGTCCATAGAAACATGTCATGTTGCTCTGATGTTGTATGATATCAGAATTGGAAGAGGGTGGacaaattaataaatcattTGTACAAAACCACCACTAAGTAAGCACTGAATaagttgtctgtgtgtgtgtatatacacatacacacacacacacctggactcatatcattgtggggaccatccattcatttctacaaaatacaagacttctgatatttttagtttcttgattgtagtcacagatttttatgaaattgaatcaaaataacaggtttttattacattgtgtgaccaaatgtccccacactgcaatgtatacctggaccatacagacacacacacactcagcacTCAATGACAAAGAGTCTACTTTCTGGAATGGCAAAACAACATAGAGCTGCGTTTACATGTGAAGTACCACTAAAGATTGCAGTACTGAGCACCTTTGTGAAGGTGTAAAATTGGTGAAATAGCTTGACTTCAAGTTACTCGCCAACTGTAAATGATGCCAACAATCAGGGAGACCCTCTTCATGCTCGAGTGAGGAGACCAGCCTGCTCCAGTAATTTGTATCTGACCCAGGAATTTCTGAATTGGGTGTGACAATATGTAGGAAGATAAAATGCTTCTTGCATAGCTGTCTTATTTCAGTAGATGAACATATTTGGGCATATTTGGAGTTCCATTAAGTCATTATTCTTTGAGACTATCCAGCTGTAATATTTACAACCAGTCTCTCAGCAGAAGATAAAAACTGAGAAAAGAGTAAGACTCAGCTTGAAGTCAACTTAAAGTTATTTCTTGTTGAATTTTTGGTTCTTGTCTGTATTTCATGATGAAGGCAagacagatttttaaaatacactTAGTGTTTTTGATGCTGACAGAAAGATTTTTCAGGCCAAACAATttaaatgcatgcatgcatgcatccattagtaaatccatccatccatccatcttacagcCACTTCTGCTGGTCAATGTAATGGGTGTTTATCTAAAAACCACAATAGTTCTAAAAAGTAATTTTAGATTTTAAAGAGTAGTCTttggtttatttggaaattatatGGAGAGTACCCAGCCttaccctatgctgcctggtacAGGCTCCAGGCCTACCATATGACCTTGACTATGATAAGCGGTTAGGAGATGAATGTGTTTCTTAAGGAATTAAGGACttcatttaaactgtattctttaAGCATAAAGATTTCTTTATTCTCGGTGAACAGAATGAGAAGTATTGTGATACTCTAGCTTGCATGCTAAGAGAGATTTATTTGCAAGTAAAAAACTATACATTTCTTGATCTTGGTGCCTTTTTCAGTAGTATGCAGAATGAATATTCATATGGATGAAGGGCAACAAAGGAGACGAGGTTTAGTGGAAATTATGTGTAGACCAACATGAAGGAATCATTTGTATCTGATGTTTGTGTTATATCCTCTACTGCATATTTTTACTGCCTCAGAATGTCTCATTAAGGTCTCAAAACTCTTTATTCTTCACAATATGCCACCAGTTACAGATTTCCTAGGGTAATTCTCTTAAGTACAGCTGCAATTTTTATGGAAAGACTCCTCATGAATACAGATAATTCCGCTTCTGTCTTTGCATTCAAATCACACCAGCTGTACATTAATATTACATCACACACAATACATAGCAGATGCCTGTGTAATACTACCATTGCGCCTTAATTACAGTATCTTAGATGCAAAGAGAGCACTTTATGGACTGCATATGTGTGCTCCCTTCTATAAAGAatccacattactgtagttATCTGCTGGCGAATTCCCAATTCATTTGACATTGTGAATGTGGGACAAGGGTAGGACAAGTTTCCAGTTGGTGTATGAATCACAatccaaaataataaataatgactGTGAAATAGCAGTGCAGCCATAGAGACGGATGCCacttaaaatacaaataaactttGAGAGTCATGGAATAACCCCAAAAATGAGACCATGGCTTGGAGAACCGACACAGATGTGAGTGTAGACACTGGGACATTGGTGAAAATACATCTATAATCTTCCCCAGGAACTACTGTATGTACCAATTCAAGGGAGAGGGGAATGGACTGCTCTAGTGCAAGATATGTATTAGAATGAGAAAGTGTTTCCGTAAAAATTACAaaggatgatggtgatgatgttgGGATTCTGGAATAATGAACAATACATCTATAGTTTCctaattataattttaaaaatgccaTTCCTGCACGTCCTGTACCCTATAACAGATCAGCGATGTTAATATAAACATTGCGAGTTTTGCGAGACCATTGTTGCTTAGGATTCCTCCTGATTTTGCACTAATAAAATCTTTCATAACTATGCGGCTTTTTCTCTTCCAAGGAACAAACCTTTACTTTGATCATCGCGAGTAGCGAAGGTTTCTAAACCTAAGCAAGAATAAAATGGGGGAAAGGGATGTGACAGAAAGAACGAGCTTAGCAAACAactaatcacccccccccccccccaaaaaaaaaaaacacctatgGAAATTCTGAGTGCTGCTTCATCCTGGTGTTCTTCCTCTTTTCCTGACTTTTGCATTTACATCATCGTTGTTTCCACGACAAGAGAGGGATCGCCTTTGTGTGATTGTGGACTGTAGTTCGCAGCTGAGCTCCGTTCCATGCATTCCAACAGCATAAATCACATTCTCTTAATTTGCCTTAGAAACCAATGGAGAAACCCTTGTACGTACACAGCTTTAGACGACACGTTTCATATTTTTGCAAATTTGATTGAACTCTACACATTTTTTGCACAAGCCCCCATAAATAGAAAGAGTATCTTTAACTGGACCCAtattaaaatccatccatccatccattttccaaaccgcttatcctattgggtcgcggggtgtccggagcctatcccgaaagcaatgggcacgaggcagggaactatATTAAAATCAAGAACATTATTAGCAATTTTACGTGGTTTGATGAATAGAAGAATTCTTTGATATAGATGTAAACATGATTAGTTAGGCAGATGTCAGCAGTCGGTAGGTTAGGGTCTGTCCGAAGCAGCACAGGGTACCAAGATGCATGGATgttcaaaaataaatttgaaagtgcaacaaacaaacaaacaaaccactAACAAACAGAAAACACCAGTTTAATAAGAATAATCTTTGCCACTTAATAGTCCTTCCTGAGACAACCATATTatgcatacatccatccatgtttAATATACTAAACCTCATGTGATAGTCTTAGGCAGTGGggtggggcggggtgggggggggggggtgggctgggggcTCGTGGGCTAgagtcccaggcagcacagggtaccAGGCTGTGGTTCACCCTGAGACTGTGGGAAAAAACTAGCATATCTAGATGAAGCCCACCACACTTTCACTCACTGAGCCACCCATGACCACAGCTGTTTCTCTGACTTTCatagttaatatatgatttttaatgaaaaataagcCCTTTTGCAGTTAAATAACATGAATAGTGTCACGTAAGCTAAATACCAAATGCTGGAAGAATAATAAGATTATGaactttaaactttttttttgtttgtgttattgCTTTAGGAGGAGAATGAAATCCCTGCTACTGCCTTTGTTAAGGACCCTGTGCCCTACCCTCGTGACGCCGAGGAAGAGGTGCCCATGGTGGATGCCAATCATTCACAGGAAGAGGGGCTTCAGACAATAAACTTATCATCTGATGAAGAACTGGGGCTTGATGAGGAAGACGACGACAGTGTGATTGGAGAGAAGATGGATGAGACAATGCAGAAGTCCCGGGCTGAAAAGATCAAGCGTTCCAGCCTGAAGAAAGTTGATAGCCTCAAAAAGGCCTTCTCTCGTCAGAACATTGAAAAGAAGATGAATAAGATCAGCACCAAGATCAGTACCAGTGTGGCCATTGAGAAGCGTGAGAAGCTCAAGCAGAGCAACCCCAGCGCCAAGAGCTCCTCCTTTAAGGTGCCGACTCTCTCATTCGGTCTCAAGAAAACGCAGGACACCCAGGCTTCTCCGAAGGCTGAGGAACCACCGGCAGTAGTGGCTGCAGTTGAGATGGCTCCCATTAAAAGCCTAGATGAAAATCTCCCTTTCACTGAGGTGCACTCTGACCTGGCCCCAGCGCTGGAGGACGCCCTCACTAACTCCTCCATCCACATAGATGCTGAGCAGTCCTTGGCAGAAGATGAAGACCATGAATATACCCTGTCTGCCACTTTGCCCCAGGAAGATTCCCTACCGCGCCATTCCTCCGCTCTGCACCAATTAGATGAAGAGAAAGAACAAGAAGAgcaagaagaggaggaggaagaggagaaaaaatgatgggtcattttatatttttttctatttccCATCCATAGCATCCATCACCTCAATATCTTTCTTCCTGTTAACATCCTTCATCTATCATTCTTCTAATGCACACATTTTTCATACGTTTACCTCTTTCATTTAACAAACAAGCACCATTTTGTATTACTgtacacatgcatgtcttgtggATAATCAGATTTTGTATGTAGTACAATGTAGTTAATTCTTATGTAAGCTTTGTCAGCTTTGATCATGTCTTATCTACCAATTATATATTCAAGATGCCTTAAGCAATTTCTCCCTGCTATCTGTTCTGAGGGCTTATTTTTGCTAAACAAAATTcacagaatctctattagttcTTCTAAACACTCTTATTTACCTTGGTGCAGCCCCACAGAACTGGTGACTGAGCCTGCTGTAACTTAACTATGAAGAGAGTGCTAACTTGTTGTGTCAAGCTTCTTGTTTAGTCTTAGTTTAATGCTCTTTTTTATTAAACAGTGCTTCAGGTCAATGATGTCTACCACTTTGGAAAATGTAGGTCAACAAAATAGAAGGGCGTATCAATAATTTTAATCAATAGTACAATGACAACCTAAGTCTATATTTCCAGTGTTCAGTTTTGGATTCAGAGAGAATATCAAAGCTCCAATTCAACAAATGTAATGCAATtgtatactgtcattttgcatATGAATTTATTCCTGGGAACTTTGATTATATTGTTTTAGATGTCTTAAAACTGTCACTGGAGTGTCAATCCACCCAAGATAAATAAGATATTGGTCATCTTCACACATTTTCCAGTGAGGAGGGGATAGGCGATGTGACAGACAGGCATACATAGCCTAAAAAGCTCTTAAAAGCAAAtataaaactattttaaaaatattaaacattGCTTGTATGTCTAATAAACAAAGATATAATGCTTCATTCCATAATTaaatctgtgaaactgcaatctGTTTTTCTTGATGAATGGATAAGCTTGCATTTTGAAAAATAAGCTTATGTGCAATTTGTATATTATTTCACTTACTAATAATGCCAACTAAGCTTTTTAATCACAGACACACCTTATAATCAGATTATCGTTTATGCCTTCTTActgtgaaaacattttttttccccaaaaatgaTACAAATCCCCAaataaagaaaattttaaatgaGACCGCTTATGGTAACAGGATTCATTGTAATATCGTTAGATTGTAGTGCCACAATTTTATGCATAAAGTAAATATATCTTATATGAAGAGACCATAGCAACATGTACGGCAATAACATGTATGATTGTAGTTAAtaaattccagttaatgtgacaGTAAGGAATACATCTCACCACCATCGCCTACTACCTCTACAGAACAATATGAAATAGCAAAACCTTTATATATCCactaaaaataacacaaaatgaAATCAGGGCGGAAGAATCTACTTATAAATGCAAAGATTTACATCCCATACATGGAGATGCAGAAATTTCCTATGGTAAATGCATGCAAATAATTTGAAAATACTTTCTTTGCCtggaaaataaaacaatgaCACAGCCCATATAACTGCCATTGGTGTAATTGGGGTTGTGGCAGTCTTGGAGACCACACGAGGAGGCACGTGACAGGGAGGAAACGTACAGCCTGGAAGTGCCAGTCTGCCACAGGCAGGGGCGATCCTAGAAGATGTGGGCCCCAGTATGCATGTTCCTCCAACGCCTTCGCCACAGGTCACACCCACGCACAATAGACACAAAGAAAAGATGTGTAGATGGTGggaaaaaatgggggggggggggcaatcagcTCATTTCAATGTACAACATGTCTTCATGTGCAAGCAGATCTGGGCAAGAGTGTTCTGGTGCCAATACATTGTTACGCATAACATTGGTACAAGGCTGGAgctaaattaaatttaattaatttttatgtAGAGCCTTACACAATGGAGTTGGCTAGGCACTTGACAAAAGTGTGTGGCAATCCATTGTTAGTGCAAGTAGACTGAATGGTTCATGGTACAGGGAAAAAGGGATGAAGAAAAGAATGGCAGAAGACAGCAGAGgtgaggaaccaaaaactccctaTTAAGGAGAGAAAAATCTCTGGGTGTCCAGGTTTGACTGGCTCCCCCTGAGCATACTAACAgtacaaaatataaagaaaaTCATCATGCTTTAATAAATGTGTGGCGTAAACTGTGGGTGAGGTCCATCAAAGAGCCAGATGTCCATGCAGATCTTTGTAAGTCGATAGATTGTATGCTGCGTCCGCAATGTCACAGTTCCATGGGTTTAAAATGGCTCCCCCAACTTTGATGGTGCTGGCTCAAGGAATCATCCAGACGTGTAGCAGTGGAAGAGAGTCATGTACAAAGGGGTGTGGGTAACTAGGGGGGCAACTTCACATAGGTCTTTAACCCTTCTATCTCTGACATACTGATGAGTCTGCCAAATATGGGGTCAGAGGGTGGAGACTGTGGGTATTGACCAACCAAAGGAGCGGAGACATCAGCCACTATCCCCGCCGCCAAAGAGTCAAAACTGAACTTGAGGAGCAAGCGAGTGTTTGGCAGAGGCGCAAGCGCAGAGAACAGGCCACAGCCTTATGCTCGCGAGACAGCATTTGTGCGCGCGGAACAGATGTACGTCCTCGCGAGGATGCTTTTCCGCTCGCGAATGCTGCTGCGTACGCTCATGCACGCGCATGGTTTTTATGTTTATGGGTTTAGAAACTAATTCAACGTTATATAATACTTCCTAAATCCATCCTCCGAGCCTTGCACACAGCAAAATTATGGACACAGTATTTAAGTTCAGTCGTCTTACTGTTGTGCTTTGTATTGAGATGCAATGCCCTAACTTCCAATTTACTCTCCATTTTTGAGCtcaaagttttgttttgctttgctcACCTTGAGATGGTTGCTAAACCAGTCTTTCAGTGCGGTTTTCACGCCTTTTTGAATGACATTTGTTATTGTATAACAAACGATGTAGCGACCATATCCCAGAATACTTTGCTAACGAGATTCATATTGTGACTGAACATACAAATATGATCAGCCCGCACACATTACGAGATAAAGAGTAAATAACTAATTATTATTGActgttaaaaaacaaaaattataacTGATCGTAGGGCTAGGCGATATAAAAAAgtaatatgcctaatatatgATATTTTAATTACAAAATATCTGGATAAACAATAATATCCAACCGCCCATCCGGCACACATGCACGCGGCACCAAACAGGACACTTTTTTAGACGAAAGAAAAACACGTTCTTTGTAGTTTGTATTGGTCTGTTATAGTCAACACGTAATTGTTCTTTCACTTAATTGCTCAGTCAGGTTCAGGAATACCACCTCCCAAGCTTCAGGTACAAGAAAAAAacatgctcagttctgaaaTCACGTTTGTCTTGATATAGGAAGAGTGCAGAAGGCAGTATAGGGTATTGATATAATACAAAAGTATAGTATCACTATCACTTGAGTCATCTGGCACTGATGACACCTCATCTGAATAAATGTTACTAAGGAACATCATGGGAAACAGATATAAATAACATttcatggaatataaaatttGGAACTCATTCAATATTCCCTATATAGGCAAATCTATGTAGTTTACTATATTTGGAATTAGTGCCAACATTCCAGTACGCAAGACGGTATCCTGCCAACAAAaaatctatatatatttttttattattattaaactattatttaccattaaaatgTCAGGTCTAGTCTTTTCAGAAATCGCTAGTATCAGAATAAGGTACTTGTTGAAATAAAAAACGTTGTAACATATGTACGGTAATCTGCGATTTGCCTTCGGTTCTGCGTCGGAGGACCCAAGGAGCCAACTTAGGGGTGGCTATGTAGTGCCTGATCGCAATGACCAGGGAAATGGAATTGGATTTTAGGATTTGGCCAATTAGAGATATTGTTACCTTTCCTCTTGTACAATTTGTGATTTTAATTGTATTGGAATCATatgttttacatttatattacattagTATTGCATATGGGAGACAACGAAACTGTATTGTAATATGATCGTTGGAAAGTGGAATGTTCTGGGAAGGGTGTCGAGTATTTAAGGAACTCAACTTTCCATTGGAGGGCGGGCAGGCTTATTGTGGTGTAAAGTGTAGCAGGCGTAGGAATGAGTTATAATGATTATGGAAATAAGGTTTTTGAATGATCGATGAAACAATTAATTCGGGAAATGTGGCGAGCTTTCGAAACGTTTGAAATATAGCATGGCAGTGACATCTGGTGGCGAAATGGTGCTCAGTAAATACGTTTCGCGGGTAGAGCAATCCAAATAATAGATTCACTACATTATGACTTGGAAAAACGTCGcctgtgacattttaaaataaatattcaacGGGGATTTAATGTACTCACATTCTGTTAGGTCTGTTGTTTAATTTGAAATTGATAGACCTACATTTTCATTATAAGATTATAATTTGTTGGGTGAGTTTTTCCTAAGTAGAGTTTTAGACAAAAGGTCAGTATTTTACTGTCATTTACCACATGAATCTTAGAAGCTGAAAGAGAACTTTGGGAAGAACTAGAACTACTTTTA from Brienomyrus brachyistius isolate T26 chromosome 1, BBRACH_0.4, whole genome shotgun sequence includes:
- the LOC125730796 gene encoding caveolae-associated protein 2-like, which produces MGEDAVQAERSSATPHESQDLVVPSPSPTQMSPTVPGGVPVGESTAAKKDNNGDTQVNAITVLTLLDKLVNMLDTVQENQQKMEQQQLDMESVVRGIQTDMTKLSKSHTSTSNTVSKLMEKSRKVSVHMKEVKDKMDKQAIQVKKLEANHSHLLKRNNFKVLIFQEENEIPATAFVKDPVPYPRDAEEEVPMVDANHSQEEGLQTINLSSDEELGLDEEDDDSVIGEKMDETMQKSRAEKIKRSSLKKVDSLKKAFSRQNIEKKMNKISTKISTSVAIEKREKLKQSNPSAKSSSFKVPTLSFGLKKTQDTQASPKAEEPPAVVAAVEMAPIKSLDENLPFTEVHSDLAPALEDALTNSSIHIDAEQSLAEDEDHEYTLSATLPQEDSLPRHSSALHQLDEEKEQEEQEEEEEEEKK